A window of the Arachis duranensis cultivar V14167 chromosome 5, aradu.V14167.gnm2.J7QH, whole genome shotgun sequence genome harbors these coding sequences:
- the LOC107487287 gene encoding uncharacterized protein LOC107487287 has protein sequence MFNNVRRISLFDEKSLNSTSSDTASMWNDFPSVPSDLPPLPADSVPSVPSLPSIASDVEVEQPAPSNYNYETHGIDEDHPGLNPDSERIVELQSDIHDKLGELMTNKSDQDVLSAAEALHGESNNIPFLEHLLDDLNKNEIEGEAYKDALDLSNRLGILPDKAALCDAAEPWQLGFQDAASPMMQGIIDLHHDIFFFLILILVFVSRILVRALWHFHYQKNPIPQRIVHGTTIEILRTIFPSIIPMFIAIPSFALLYSMDEVVVDPAITIKAIGHQWYRTYEYSDYNSSDEQSLTFDSYTIPEDDLELGQSSLLEADNRVVVPAKTHLRIIVTPADVPHSWAVPSLGVKCDAVPGRLNQISISVQREGVYYGQCSEICGTNHAFTPIVVEAVPSKDYGSRVSKFPSIIPMFIAIPSLALLYSMGGALSPLSALCASSPSVNGSSSTGWTSLLGSTSQEPSGVSSPSGVWTHFEHAANSPGSSTSVTPIPAEQAVPPANPVASGEAEAGPSHVAHFPYNEAEVIGGDSVLSIRTRLLEENPFASAEELRIAHLDAEDLFEVKADIAMEMSAHDPTGDWLNRGAWALGNPRTKTGEDSLENLLIIRDKLRQRDWETIRNLQERMLFRRG, from the coding sequence ATGTTTAACAACGTTCGACGCATCTCTTTATTTGATGAGAAGAGTCTTAACTCAACTTCGAGTGATACAGCTTCAATGTGGAATGATTTTCCATCGGTCCCTTCTGACCTGCCACCCTTACCAGCTGACTCGGTTCCATCTGTCCCCTCATTACCTTCCATAGCAAGTGATGTTGAGGTGGAGCAGCCGGCTCCTTCTAATTATAATTACGAGACTCATGGTATTGATGAGGATCATCCGGGTCTTAACCCGGACAGTGAACGTATAGTAGAGCTTCAATCTGATATACACGATAAATTGGGAGAGTTGATGACTAACAAGAGTGACCAAGACGTTCTGAGTGCGGCCGAAGCTTTACATGGCGAAAGCAACAATATCCCTTTTCTGGAGCACCTGTTAGATGATTTGAACAAAAACGAAATAGAAGGTGAAGCCTATAAGGATGCCCTGGATCTATCGAATAGGTTGGGTATATTACCCGATAAAGCAGCTTTGTGTGATGCAGCGGAGCCATGGCAATTAGGATTTCAAGACGCAGCAAGTCCTATGATGCAAGGAATAATCGATTTACATCACGATATCTTTTTCTTCCTCATTCTGATTTTGGTTTTCGTATCACGGATCTTGGTTCGCGCTTTATGGCATTTCCACTATCAAAAAAACCCAATCCCGCAAAGGATTGTTCATGGAACTACTATCGAGATTCTTCGGACCATATTTCCTAGTATCATCCCGATGTTCATTGCTATACCATCATTTGCTCTGTTATACTCAATGGACGAGGTAGTAGTAGATCCAGCCATTACTATCAAAGCTATTGGACATCAATGGTATCGGACTTATGAGTATTCAGACTATAACAGTTCCGATGAACAGTCACTCACTTTTGACAGTTATACGATTCCAGAAGATGATCTAGAATTGGGTCAATCAAGTTTATTAGAAGCGGACAATAGAGTGGTTGTACCAGCCAAAACTCATCTACGTATTATTGTAACACCTGCTGATGTACCTCATAGTTGGGCTGTACCTTCCTTAGGTGTCAAATGTGATGCTGTACCTGGTCGTTTAAATCAGATCTCTATTTCGGTACAACGAGAAGGGGTTTACTATGGTCAGTGCAGTGAGATTTGTGGAACTAATCATGCCTTTACGCCTATCGTCGTAGAAGCTGTTCCTAGTAAAGATTATGGTTCTCGGGTATCCAAATTTCCTAGTATCATCCCGATGTTCATTGCTATACCATCATTAGCTCTGTTATACTCCATGGGCGGGGCCCTCTCGCCATTGAGTGCTTTGTGTGCGTCCTCCCCCTCCGTAAATGGGTCGTCCAGTACCGGCTGGACGTCGTTACTGGGGAGCACCTCGCAGGAACCGTCGGGCGTCTCTTCGCCCTCGGGCGTGTGGACGCATTTTGAGCATGCTGCGAACTCCCCCGGGAGTAGCACATCAGTAACGCCTATCCCAGCAGAACAAGCAGTGCCTCCCGCTAATCCTGTAGCTTCCGGGGAAGCGGAAGCCGGTCCATCTCATGTGGCCCACTTTCCGTATAACGAGGCGGAGGTCATTGGGGGGGACTCGGTTCTGTCGATCCGGACGCGGCTTTTGGAGGAAAATCCCTTTGCCTCCGCAGAAGAACTCCGTATTGCTCATCTTGATGCCGAAGACCTGTTTGAGGTCAAAGCAGATATCGCCATGGAAATGTCTGCTCATGATCCAACTGGTGATTGGTTGAACCGGGGGGCGTGGGCCCTCGGCAACCCGCGGACAAAAACTGGGGAAGATTCTTTGGAGAATCTCCTCATTATACGCGACAAACTTCGCCAACGGGACTGGGAAACCATCAGGAATTTGCAAGAAAGGATGCTTTTCAGGAGgggctaa